Proteins from a single region of Weeksella virosa DSM 16922:
- the mutS gene encoding DNA mismatch repair protein MutS: protein MKKKETPLMKQYNTIKAKYPDALLLFRVGDFYETFGEDAIKCANILDIVLTKRANGSEKDKELAGFPHHSLNTYLPKLVKAGLRVAICDQLEDPKTAKGIVKRGVTELVTPGVALNDEVLNAKKNNFLMAIHHQDKLFGAALLDLSTGEFLVFEGSQVELKKIIQSYQPSEIITQKRTVYPFIENKNIFQLEDWAFQRDYALDKLLTHFQTNSLKGFGLDDSSLGVIAAGVIFAYLDDTHHFDLKHLTRLQRIDLSQYVWMDPFTIRNLELVQPAHPKGVSLLDILNQTTTAMGGRLLNHWMVTILKDRKLIENRLAFVEYLLKKDALRDEIRNQLKQLSDVERFAAKISTAKISPKQLMQLADSLKIIAEIQSTCIQHINTILAHFFSSDTELAQIADFIYKQLSEDPPHLITRGNVIRKGVSSELDRLREIQYSGKDFLDKMRDREIEKTGIPSIKIAFNNVFGYYIEVRNTHKDKVPSDWIRKQTLVNAERYITEELKTYEQQILGAEERILAIETQLFQDLIEKLIAKINTIQQNAQQIAFLDVVSTFAEIAFRFQYQKPSLNDGFDLDIRNGRHPVIEQFLDPGTEYVPNDVLINKTDQQILMITGPNMSGKSALLRQTALIVILAQLGCYVPADSASIGIVDRIFTRVGASDNISSGESTFMVEMNETASILNNISERSLILLDEIGRGTSTYDGISIAWAIAEFLHNHPTRPKTLFATHYHELNEMAATMERIKNFNISVKELKNKVLFVRKLVAGGSEHSFGIHVARMAGMPQSVVIRSEEILKVLEKSHQSESMNDRTKQLSDQNMQLSFFQLDDPILEAIRDDLINTDINTLTPVEALMKLNEIKKKIGN, encoded by the coding sequence ATGAAGAAAAAGGAAACCCCTTTGATGAAGCAATACAACACTATAAAGGCAAAATATCCCGATGCCTTATTGCTTTTTAGGGTAGGAGATTTTTATGAGACCTTTGGAGAAGATGCCATAAAGTGTGCTAATATCCTAGATATTGTTCTAACCAAAAGAGCCAATGGATCAGAAAAAGATAAAGAATTAGCTGGTTTTCCGCATCATTCGCTCAATACGTACTTACCCAAACTAGTAAAGGCAGGTTTACGGGTTGCTATCTGTGATCAGTTAGAAGATCCCAAAACAGCCAAAGGAATTGTAAAACGTGGAGTTACCGAACTGGTAACCCCAGGAGTTGCACTGAATGATGAGGTGTTGAATGCAAAAAAAAATAACTTTTTGATGGCCATTCATCATCAAGATAAACTCTTTGGTGCAGCACTTCTCGATTTATCAACTGGTGAATTTTTGGTATTCGAAGGATCGCAAGTCGAATTAAAAAAAATCATACAAAGTTACCAGCCTTCAGAAATCATTACCCAAAAAAGAACCGTTTATCCATTTATCGAAAATAAAAATATTTTCCAGTTAGAAGATTGGGCTTTCCAGAGAGATTATGCATTAGATAAATTATTAACACACTTCCAAACCAATTCATTAAAAGGTTTTGGGCTGGATGATTCCTCGCTCGGAGTTATTGCTGCTGGCGTTATTTTTGCTTACTTAGACGATACACATCATTTTGATTTGAAACATCTTACACGGCTTCAGAGAATAGATTTATCGCAATATGTTTGGATGGATCCTTTTACAATCCGCAATTTAGAGCTCGTGCAACCAGCACACCCCAAAGGTGTTTCTTTGCTCGATATTCTCAATCAAACGACTACAGCAATGGGTGGGCGTTTACTCAATCACTGGATGGTTACGATTCTCAAAGACCGAAAACTCATCGAAAATCGATTAGCATTTGTAGAATATTTGCTTAAAAAAGATGCTTTGAGAGATGAAATCAGAAATCAACTCAAACAACTGTCAGATGTAGAGCGGTTTGCAGCGAAAATCTCTACAGCGAAAATCTCTCCTAAACAATTGATGCAGTTAGCCGATAGTCTCAAGATAATTGCAGAGATACAATCGACCTGTATCCAACATATAAACACTATTCTTGCTCATTTTTTTTCTTCAGATACCGAACTAGCTCAGATTGCTGATTTTATTTATAAGCAATTATCAGAAGATCCACCACATCTCATTACACGAGGAAATGTCATAAGAAAAGGGGTTTCTAGTGAACTTGATCGTTTGAGAGAGATTCAGTATTCGGGGAAAGATTTTTTAGATAAAATGCGTGATCGAGAAATAGAAAAAACAGGAATTCCTTCTATAAAAATCGCTTTCAATAATGTATTTGGTTACTACATAGAAGTAAGAAACACGCACAAGGATAAAGTACCTTCTGATTGGATTCGGAAGCAAACTTTGGTCAATGCCGAACGTTATATTACCGAAGAACTGAAAACATATGAACAACAAATTCTAGGTGCAGAAGAAAGAATATTGGCAATCGAAACTCAATTGTTTCAAGATTTGATAGAAAAACTAATTGCCAAAATCAATACCATCCAGCAAAATGCACAGCAAATTGCTTTTCTAGATGTAGTTTCTACATTCGCAGAAATTGCATTTCGATTTCAATACCAAAAACCCAGTCTTAATGATGGTTTTGATTTGGACATTCGCAACGGTCGTCACCCAGTTATAGAGCAATTTCTAGATCCTGGAACAGAATATGTTCCAAACGATGTCTTAATCAATAAAACAGATCAGCAAATACTTATGATTACAGGACCGAATATGTCTGGTAAATCTGCTCTCCTTCGGCAAACCGCTCTGATTGTAATTTTAGCACAGCTAGGCTGTTACGTTCCTGCAGATTCGGCAAGTATTGGGATTGTAGATAGAATATTTACTCGCGTAGGAGCGTCGGATAATATATCGTCTGGTGAATCGACTTTTATGGTAGAAATGAATGAAACGGCGAGTATCTTAAATAATATTTCGGAACGAAGTTTGATTTTATTAGATGAAATTGGTCGTGGAACAAGTACGTATGATGGAATATCGATTGCTTGGGCGATTGCAGAATTTTTGCACAACCATCCAACCCGTCCAAAAACCTTGTTTGCAACTCATTATCATGAATTGAATGAAATGGCGGCGACTATGGAAAGGATAAAGAACTTTAATATCAGTGTGAAAGAACTAAAAAACAAAGTTCTTTTTGTTCGGAAATTAGTGGCAGGAGGAAGCGAACATAGTTTTGGGATTCATGTAGCGAGAATGGCAGGAATGCCACAATCAGTGGTGATACGTTCTGAAGAAATACTGAAAGTTCTCGAAAAATCGCACCAAAGTGAGTCGATGAACGATCGAACAAAACAATTATCTGACCAAAATATGCAATTAAGTTTTTTTCAGTTAGATGATCCAATTCTAGAAGCAATTCGTGATGATTTAATTAATACAGATATCAATACCCTAACACCGGTAGAGGCATTGATGAAGCTGAACGAAATAAAGAAAAAAATAGGTAACTAA
- a CDS encoding M48 family metallopeptidase: MKKFFLSLSAGLLIASCATNPVTGRKSLSIVSNAQLFPQSFAQYNQVLKESKVISGTNDAKMVQTVGNRLKYAAEKYYQELGISNQLNGYQWQFSLLDNKQINAWCMPGGKVAVYSGILPVTKDATGLAVVMGHEIGHALAGHSAEQVSQRVLTEMGGQVLGTAVSGSQWANALGSIYSIGGSTVLLRYSRTMELDADVTGLYLMAMAGYDPNEAINFWERMSKASGGVKQSEFFSTHPSDATRIAKIRESLPKAIQMYNASPYKGK, from the coding sequence ATGAAGAAATTTTTTTTAAGTCTTAGTGCAGGATTACTCATAGCATCATGTGCTACAAATCCTGTAACCGGACGAAAATCATTGTCCATCGTCTCGAATGCCCAATTATTTCCACAATCTTTTGCACAATACAATCAAGTGCTAAAAGAATCGAAAGTAATATCAGGAACTAACGACGCAAAAATGGTACAAACTGTAGGTAATCGACTGAAATATGCCGCTGAAAAATATTATCAAGAATTAGGGATATCTAATCAATTGAACGGCTATCAATGGCAGTTTTCCTTATTAGATAACAAACAAATAAACGCTTGGTGCATGCCAGGGGGTAAAGTAGCAGTATACAGCGGAATTCTACCAGTAACCAAGGATGCAACAGGTTTAGCAGTCGTTATGGGACACGAAATAGGTCATGCTTTGGCAGGGCATAGTGCAGAACAAGTTTCTCAAAGAGTGCTTACCGAAATGGGAGGACAAGTACTAGGAACAGCAGTTTCTGGCTCACAATGGGCAAATGCATTAGGCTCTATTTATAGTATCGGTGGATCTACTGTATTATTACGTTATTCACGTACCATGGAGTTGGATGCCGATGTAACAGGCTTGTATTTAATGGCGATGGCAGGTTATGATCCTAACGAAGCAATTAACTTCTGGGAAAGAATGTCAAAAGCAAGTGGAGGCGTGAAACAAAGTGAATTCTTCAGTACACACCCAAGCGATGCTACGCGTATTGCAAAAATTAGAGAATCTTTACCAAAAGCAATACAAATGTATAATGCAAGCCCCTACAAAGGAAAATAA
- the acs gene encoding acetate--CoA ligase, with amino-acid sequence MNNIKDVRIKTYMDYKKAYQESVQKPDFFWDRIASKFYWHQKWSKTFEYDFDKAEFKWFLDGKLNITENLLDQQLVTNGNKTAIIWEPNNPLEETRIITYKQLHYQVCKFANVLKNNGVQKGDRVCIYMPMIPELAIAMLACARIGAVHSVIFAGFSSSAIASRINDAQCKVLITANEVFRGTKSVNLKAICDEALKDTPSIQSVIVYRRAIEPTVMVGGRDKFWIDEMHKVDAECSAEIMDAEDPLFILYTSGSTGKPKGMVHTCGGYMVEVAYSFDNIFQMDNQDIFWCTADIGWITGHSYIVYGPLLCGATTVMFEGIPSYPDYGRFWEIVEKLKVTHFYTAPTAIRSLAKQDISYVNKYDLSSIKVLGSVGEPINEEAWHWFNDHIGKGNAPIVDTWWQTETGSILISPLAGITPTRPTFATLPLPGVQPVLIDENGNVLDDEKAEKAEGRLAIKFPWPSIARTVYGDHQRYKETYFSTFPGYYFTGDGAYRDAMGNYRITGRVDDVVIVSGHNLGTAPIENAINEHEKIAESAVVGYPHDVKGNALYAYVILHDKQKGTEELEIEIKELVSKTIGPIAKPDKIQFVSDLPKTRSGKIMRRILRKIASNEVNDFGDTSTLVDPTIIESILKDAQN; translated from the coding sequence ATGAATAATATAAAAGATGTCCGTATCAAAACGTATATGGATTATAAAAAGGCTTATCAAGAAAGTGTACAAAAACCAGATTTTTTTTGGGATCGAATTGCTTCTAAATTTTACTGGCATCAGAAATGGTCAAAAACATTCGAATATGATTTTGATAAAGCCGAATTCAAATGGTTTTTAGACGGGAAACTTAATATTACCGAAAATCTATTAGACCAACAACTGGTCACCAACGGAAACAAAACTGCCATCATTTGGGAACCAAATAATCCATTAGAAGAAACCAGAATCATAACCTATAAACAATTGCATTACCAAGTATGTAAGTTTGCTAACGTGCTGAAAAATAATGGTGTGCAAAAAGGTGATCGTGTATGTATTTATATGCCAATGATTCCAGAATTAGCCATTGCAATGCTCGCCTGCGCAAGAATTGGTGCAGTACACTCTGTAATTTTTGCTGGCTTTTCGAGTTCGGCAATCGCAAGCAGAATAAACGATGCACAATGCAAAGTATTGATTACTGCCAATGAAGTCTTTCGAGGAACGAAATCGGTAAATCTAAAAGCTATTTGCGACGAGGCACTGAAAGATACACCCTCAATACAATCTGTTATTGTGTACCGTCGTGCAATCGAGCCAACAGTTATGGTAGGCGGACGTGATAAATTTTGGATAGATGAAATGCATAAAGTAGACGCCGAATGTTCGGCAGAAATTATGGATGCCGAGGACCCTTTATTTATTTTATACACGTCGGGTTCTACAGGAAAGCCAAAAGGCATGGTACACACATGCGGCGGTTATATGGTCGAAGTTGCATATAGTTTCGATAATATTTTTCAGATGGATAATCAGGATATTTTCTGGTGTACAGCCGATATCGGTTGGATAACTGGCCATAGTTATATTGTATATGGTCCGCTTTTGTGTGGAGCAACAACCGTAATGTTCGAGGGAATCCCGAGTTATCCAGATTATGGACGATTTTGGGAAATTGTAGAAAAATTAAAAGTAACCCATTTCTATACAGCACCAACAGCAATTCGTTCCTTAGCAAAACAAGATATTTCGTATGTCAACAAGTACGATTTATCTTCTATCAAAGTACTAGGTTCTGTAGGAGAGCCCATTAACGAAGAAGCTTGGCACTGGTTCAATGATCATATCGGGAAAGGGAACGCACCCATAGTAGATACTTGGTGGCAAACCGAAACAGGTTCTATCCTGATTTCTCCTTTAGCAGGGATAACCCCCACTCGCCCTACTTTTGCAACTTTACCATTACCCGGTGTTCAACCTGTTTTGATTGATGAAAATGGAAATGTTCTAGATGATGAAAAAGCAGAAAAAGCCGAAGGTCGTTTGGCAATAAAATTCCCTTGGCCATCCATTGCAAGAACCGTATATGGCGATCATCAACGATACAAAGAAACTTATTTCTCTACCTTTCCTGGATACTATTTCACGGGAGATGGCGCTTACCGCGACGCAATGGGAAATTACCGAATCACCGGTCGAGTAGACGATGTAGTGATAGTCTCTGGACATAATTTAGGTACAGCACCGATAGAAAATGCAATCAATGAACACGAAAAAATTGCCGAAAGTGCTGTGGTAGGATATCCGCACGATGTGAAAGGGAATGCTCTGTATGCTTACGTCATTTTACATGATAAACAAAAAGGAACTGAAGAACTGGAAATAGAAATCAAAGAATTGGTATCCAAAACAATAGGTCCGATTGCCAAACCAGATAAAATACAATTTGTTTCAGACTTGCCTAAAACAAGAAGTGGCAAAATCATGCGAAGAATCCTACGGAAAATTGCATCCAACGAAGTCAATGACTTTGGTGATACTTCGACACTTGTAGATCCTACGATTATCGAAAGTATATTAAAAGATGCTCAAAACTAA
- a CDS encoding O-methyltransferase, whose product MIEIDPNLNQYLEKHTNEEPDLLRELMIETHQATTQPHMASGHYQGRILSMISKLIQPKTILEIGTFTGYATLCLAEGLAENGKIITLDINDELKYIGEKYFERSPYKNQIEYRIGPASEQMKTIEKESLDLVFIDADKQTYPEYYECSIDLLRNGGVILMDNVLWYGKVYDENANDKRTVILRDLNERVVKDSRVESLILPVRDGITLIRKK is encoded by the coding sequence ATGATAGAAATAGATCCAAACCTTAATCAATATTTAGAAAAGCATACCAATGAAGAGCCCGATTTGTTGCGAGAACTAATGATAGAAACCCACCAGGCAACCACCCAACCTCACATGGCGTCTGGGCATTATCAAGGGCGGATATTGAGTATGATTTCTAAGCTTATTCAACCCAAAACTATACTCGAAATTGGTACGTTTACGGGTTATGCAACCTTGTGTTTGGCAGAAGGTTTGGCAGAAAATGGTAAAATAATTACCCTCGATATCAATGACGAACTAAAATATATTGGTGAAAAGTATTTTGAAAGGTCTCCCTATAAAAATCAAATCGAATATCGAATCGGCCCTGCTTCAGAGCAAATGAAGACTATCGAAAAAGAAAGTCTCGATCTTGTTTTTATTGATGCAGACAAGCAAACCTACCCCGAATACTATGAATGCTCGATAGATTTATTGCGAAATGGTGGCGTGATTTTGATGGATAATGTGCTATGGTACGGAAAAGTGTATGATGAAAATGCAAACGATAAACGAACAGTAATTCTTAGAGATCTTAACGAAAGAGTTGTCAAAGATAGCCGTGTAGAAAGTTTAATTTTGCCTGTTCGTGATGGTATTACTTTAATACGAAAAAAATGA
- a CDS encoding C40 family peptidase, translating to MNFGVCRVSVAPVRASNSDSSEMVTQLLFGEKVEVLRTEKKWLKIRNAFDSYEGFVDPKQILFIEEKEYYHLQSTFFASETFNFSIEEGLPLTLPLGAVLLNLQEGKIHFGGKYFDYLGEAATDTQPKSSIPYIAKNYLNVPYLWGGKSTYGIDCSGLVQQVYKLSGVALPRDAYQQAEMGEVLNFLEEAEAGDLAFFDNADGKIIHVGIVLEDKKIIHAHGKVRIDPLDSNGIFNTDYQNYSHKLRILKRVLL from the coding sequence ATGAATTTTGGGGTTTGTCGAGTGAGTGTTGCGCCAGTACGTGCATCAAATTCAGATTCATCAGAAATGGTGACGCAATTGCTTTTTGGTGAAAAAGTAGAAGTTCTACGAACCGAAAAAAAATGGTTAAAAATAAGAAATGCTTTTGATAGTTACGAGGGTTTTGTAGATCCTAAACAAATACTTTTTATAGAAGAAAAAGAATATTATCACTTGCAATCAACTTTTTTTGCAAGCGAAACATTCAATTTTTCTATCGAAGAAGGCTTGCCGTTGACTTTGCCTTTGGGAGCGGTTTTGCTAAATTTACAAGAAGGTAAAATTCATTTTGGAGGAAAATATTTTGACTATTTAGGGGAGGCAGCAACAGATACTCAGCCTAAATCTTCTATTCCTTATATCGCCAAAAATTATCTCAACGTACCATATTTGTGGGGAGGTAAGTCAACCTATGGTATCGATTGCTCGGGATTGGTGCAACAAGTCTATAAGCTTTCTGGAGTAGCTTTGCCAAGAGATGCATATCAACAAGCCGAAATGGGAGAAGTGCTGAATTTCTTAGAAGAAGCCGAAGCAGGAGACTTAGCTTTTTTTGATAATGCCGATGGAAAAATTATCCATGTCGGTATTGTTTTAGAGGATAAAAAAATTATCCATGCACATGGAAAAGTAAGAATTGACCCTCTGGATTCGAACGGAATTTTCAATACCGATTATCAAAATTATTCTCACAAACTTCGGATACTGAAGAGAGTCCTTCTCTAA